A section of the Streptomyces sp. SCL15-4 genome encodes:
- a CDS encoding DUF1206 domain-containing protein produces MAMAARAGFAARGLIYVLVAVLALRIAFGGGGGQRQADRGGALGELAERPFGSALLWIVGIALAGMALWRLSEAVFGASGPDGSKLSRRAAALARFIFYCFVSYSVLAYAAGSRGSGSGSSDRHTDDVTARVLEWPAGQWLLGLAGAGVVVAGLWISVRAVQRKFLKHLRTEALSGRTRSVVEALGVTGGTARGVVFAAAGVFAVVAAVRHQPGRAKGMDDTLRAFRDLPAGPWLLALVAVGLAAFGLFSWCNARWRKVRPGGGPVG; encoded by the coding sequence ATGGCCATGGCGGCCCGGGCCGGTTTCGCGGCGCGTGGCCTGATCTACGTACTGGTGGCCGTGCTCGCGCTGCGGATCGCCTTCGGCGGTGGCGGCGGCCAGCGCCAGGCCGACCGGGGCGGCGCGCTCGGCGAGCTGGCCGAGCGGCCGTTCGGTTCGGCACTGCTGTGGATCGTGGGCATCGCGCTCGCCGGGATGGCCCTGTGGCGGCTGTCGGAGGCGGTGTTCGGCGCGTCGGGCCCCGACGGGTCCAAGCTCTCCCGGCGGGCGGCGGCCCTGGCCCGTTTCATCTTCTACTGTTTCGTCTCCTACTCGGTGCTCGCCTACGCGGCCGGGAGCCGGGGCAGCGGCAGCGGCTCGTCCGACCGGCACACCGACGACGTCACCGCCCGTGTGCTGGAGTGGCCCGCCGGTCAGTGGCTGCTCGGCCTCGCCGGAGCGGGTGTGGTGGTGGCCGGTCTGTGGATCTCGGTGCGGGCCGTGCAGCGCAAGTTCCTGAAGCACCTGCGGACCGAGGCCCTGTCCGGCCGGACCCGGTCGGTGGTGGAGGCCCTCGGGGTGACGGGTGGTACGGCCCGTGGCGTCGTCTTCGCGGCGGCCGGTGTGTTCGCCGTCGTCGCGGCCGTACGGCATCAGCCGGGCCGCGCGAAGGGCATGGACGACACCCTGCGCGCGTTCCGCGACCTGCCGGCCGGACCGTGGCTGCTCGCCCTGGTCGCAGTCGGTCTGGCCGCGTTCGGCCTCTTCTCCTGGTGCAACGCCCGCTGGCGCAAGGTCCGGCCCGGCGGCGGGCCGGTGGGCTGA
- a CDS encoding urea transporter, which translates to MHTAMRNMGRTSVRGRNVRRSDGVRWWRRGRARGCGRWLLRGPAQVMFQADARTGAVFCLALATADWRYGAYALGGAALGTGTARLLRVARDRVEQGLEGFNSCLVALWCAVFLGAGRLSTALLAAAGCAVTAVATAAVTGLLRVWRLPPLTLPYCLLASAITVAAPAYRRIRPHDAGLAALPRPATGPTAPHPDDLWRAFFRNISQVFFLDEWYAGALLLAGLFLAGRAVALLACAGSATGVLTAWALGAPEAAVADGTMGCNAVLVAVALCGVFLAVTPATLLYALLGAATATAATPAVAHLLAPSGGRAFTWPFVLTTLGFLAAARAFPRLTAQDETRPHRPDTPAATA; encoded by the coding sequence ATGCATACCGCAATGCGGAACATGGGGAGGACGTCGGTGAGGGGGCGGAACGTGCGGCGGTCGGACGGTGTCCGGTGGTGGCGTCGGGGGCGGGCCAGGGGCTGCGGGCGGTGGCTGCTGCGCGGACCGGCCCAGGTGATGTTCCAGGCCGACGCGCGGACCGGAGCCGTCTTCTGCCTCGCCCTCGCCACGGCCGACTGGCGCTACGGCGCCTACGCACTCGGCGGCGCCGCCCTCGGCACCGGCACGGCACGGCTGCTGCGCGTCGCCCGCGACCGCGTGGAGCAGGGGCTGGAGGGCTTCAACTCCTGCCTCGTCGCGCTGTGGTGCGCGGTGTTCCTCGGCGCCGGCCGGCTGTCCACGGCGCTGCTCGCCGCCGCGGGCTGCGCGGTGACCGCGGTCGCCACCGCCGCCGTGACCGGGCTGCTGCGGGTGTGGCGGCTGCCGCCGCTGACCCTGCCGTACTGCCTGCTGGCGAGCGCGATCACGGTCGCCGCGCCCGCCTACCGGCGGATCCGGCCGCACGATGCCGGCCTCGCCGCGCTGCCCCGCCCGGCCACCGGACCGACCGCGCCGCACCCGGACGACCTGTGGCGGGCGTTCTTCCGCAACATCTCGCAGGTCTTCTTCCTGGACGAGTGGTACGCCGGGGCACTGCTCCTCGCGGGGCTGTTCCTGGCCGGCCGGGCCGTGGCGCTGCTGGCCTGCGCCGGCAGCGCCACGGGCGTTTTGACGGCCTGGGCGCTCGGCGCACCGGAGGCCGCCGTCGCCGACGGCACCATGGGCTGCAACGCGGTGCTCGTCGCCGTAGCCCTGTGCGGTGTGTTCCTCGCCGTGACCCCGGCCACCCTGCTGTACGCGCTGCTCGGCGCCGCGACGGCGACCGCCGCGACCCCGGCCGTCGCCCATCTGCTCGCCCCGTCCGGCGGCCGGGCCTTCACCTGGCCGTTCGTGCTGACGACGCTCGGCTTCCTGGCCGCCGCCCGCGCCTTCCCCCGGCTCACCGCCCAGGACGAGACACGTCCACACCGGCCCGACACCCCGGCGGCCACCGCCTAG
- a CDS encoding STAS domain-containing protein — MDTAAMNEQAGPERLSVIRSTIDGVTVVTVIGEIDHHTSGVLRDALTPMDSVPGERTVADLSGVPFMDSSGINVLIAGHQAHQPPGWLRLAGVRNPVLRTLEIVGLTPLIACYPSIREALEA, encoded by the coding sequence GTGGACACGGCGGCGATGAACGAACAGGCGGGGCCGGAGCGGCTGTCCGTCATCCGGTCCACCATCGACGGGGTCACCGTCGTCACGGTGATCGGTGAGATCGACCACCACACCTCGGGCGTACTGCGGGACGCCCTCACCCCCATGGACTCCGTGCCCGGCGAGCGCACGGTCGCCGATCTGAGCGGGGTGCCGTTCATGGACTCCAGCGGCATCAACGTCCTCATCGCCGGCCACCAGGCCCATCAACCGCCGGGCTGGCTACGGCTGGCGGGCGTCCGCAATCCCGTCCTGCGCACCCTGGAGATCGTCGGCCTCACCCCGCTGATCGCCTGCTACCCGAGCATCCGGGAAGCCTTGGAGGCCTGA